CGCGCGCTCGACCGCCGCCTTCACCGCGGTCGCGCCGAGGTCCGTCGCGGAGACGTCGGACAGCGAACCCTGCATCGCGCCCATCGGCGTGCGGGCATAGGACAGGATGACGACGGGATCGGTGGCCATGGTGCAGGATTCCTCTCGATGATCGATCGCGATGTTGCGCTGCACATAAGGCCTCCGCGGCAGCAACACAACGCAACCTGCGTCAACGCCGGGCGGGTCCGGCGGCGGCTAGGCTCGCGAGATGATCGATATCCTCAAATGGTATGCGGCGACGAGCGGCGTGGCGGCGGCGTTCATGGTATCGCTCGATTCGGGACGGCGCGTGACGGGATGGGGGATGGCCCTGTTCGTCACCTCCTCGATCGCGTGGATCGGGGGCGCGGTGCTGTCGCGGGACGAGCCGCTGGGGGCGCAGAACATGGTGTTGCTGGGGATCAATTCGTTCGGCGTGTACCGCTACCTGATCCGCCGGCGTGGCTGAGGCGGCGGTGTGGGCGATGCTGCTCGGGGTGCTGGGGGCGATCGCGGGCAGTTTCCTGGCGACGATCGCGGTGCGCTGGCCGCAGGAGCGGTCGGTCCTGCGCGGGCGATCGGCGTGCGACGGGTGCGCCCGGACGCTGCGCGCGCGCGATCTGGTGCCGCTGCTCAGCTGGGCGGTGGCGCGCGGGCGATGCCGCGCGTGCGGCACGCGGATCGATGCGCGGCATCCGGGAATCGAGGCGGGGTGCGCGGCGATCGGGGTGGCGAGCGCGCTGGCGGCACCGGGGCCGGCGGGCATGGCGGGGGCGGTGTTCGGCTGGCTGCTGCTGACGCTGGCGGTGATGGATGCGCGCGATTTCTGGCTGCCGGATGCGCTGACGCTGGCGCTGGGGCTGGGGGGCGTGGCGTCGAGCCTGATCGCGCCGCCGGAGCCGACCGACCGGCTGATCGGCGGGGTGGCGGGCTTCGCGCTGCTGTGGCTGGTCGCGGCGGGCTATCGCGCGTGGCGCGGTGCGGAGGGCATGGGCGGGGGCGATCCCAAGCTGTTCGGCGGCATCGGGCTGTGGTTGGGATGGCGGATGCTGCCCCCGGTGCTGCTGGTGGCGGGGCTGGTCGGGCTGGGCTGGACGCTGTGGCGGCGATGGCGCGGCGAGGCGGTCGCGCGGGACGACATGATGCCGCTGGGCACGCTGATGGCGATCGCGGCTTACCCGGCGTGGCTGGTCATGGTACGTCACGGACCATGACGATCGCGCTCCTTCTCGCGCTGGTTCAGGCGGCGGCGCTGCCCGCCGCCTCGATCGACGGGCTGCCGCTCGGGGCGCTGCCGCAACAGGCGCTGCCGGCGAAGGGATGCGCGGCGTATCTGTTCACCACCGGGGAGACGCGCGTGCTGGCGGCGATGGTCACCGCCGACCCCGGCAGCCTGCGCGTCGCGCTGGATGGGAAGGTCGCGGACTATCCGCGCATCGACGGCACCGACGGGCGCGCGGCGACGCTGGGATTCACCCCGGAGGCGCGCTTCGCCGCCGGCGATGTCAGCGCCACGCTGGACATGCGGGTCGAGCAGCGCGCGACGCTGGGACAGGGGGCGGCGGTGCCGACCGCGACGTTGCGGATCGATCGCGCGGGGCGGGACACGATCGTGGTGCCGATGGCGGGACTGGTGGGGTGTTCGAACTAAAAAGATAACGGTCAACGGGAGAGCGCGATGAAGCAGATACTGGAGGCACAGCGCCGCGCATTCATGGCCGCGCTGCCGGAGCCGCTGTCGGTTCGCAAGGACCGGCTGCGCCGCGCCGCGGCGATGATCGCGGATCATGCCGACCGCTTCTGCGATGCGCTGAGCGAGGATTTCGGGCACCGCAGCCGCGACCAGTCGATGCTGACCGATATCGGCGGCTCGATCGCGCCGATCACGCATGCGATGAAACACGTCGACCGCTGGGCGAGGACCGAGAAGCGCAAGGTGCAGTTCCCGCTGGGGCTGCTGGGGGCGAAGGCGGCGGTGGAATACCAGCCCAAGGGCGTCGTCGGCGTGATCGCGCCGTGGAATTTTCCGGTCAATCTGGTGATGTCGCCGCTGGCGGGCATCTTCGCCGCGGGCAATCGCGCGATGGTGAAGACCAGCGAGTTCACGCCCGCGACCTCGGCTGTGTTCGAGGAGGTGGCGGCGCGCTATTTCCCGCCCGAGGAGCTGGCGTTCGTGACCGGCGGGCCGGAGGTGGGCAAGGCCTTCGCCGAGCTGCCGTTCGACCATCTGATCTTCACCGGGGCGACGGGGATCGCGAAGCACATCCTGCATGCCGCGGCCGACCATCTGGTCCCGGTCACGCTGGAGCTGGGCGGCAAGTCGCCGGTGATCGTCGGCAAGGGCGCGGACATCGCGCGCACGACCGAGCGGGTGGCGCTGGGCAAGATGCTGAACGCCGGGCAGATCTGCCTGGCGCCCGATTACATGCTGGTGCCCGCCGAGCAGGAGGGCGCGGTGGTCGAGGGGCTGAAGACCGCGGCCACGGCGATGTATCCGACCGTGCTGTCGAACCCGGACTATACCTCCATCATCAACGACCGGCATCATCAGCGGCTGACCGACTGGATCGAGGATGCGCGCGCCAAGGGCGCGACGATCGAGACGGTGAACCCCGCGGGCGAGGATTTCGCCGCGTCGAACAGCCGGAAGATGCCGCTGCATATCGTGCGCGACGTGACCGACGACATGACGCTGATGCAGGAGGAGATCTTCGGCCCCGTCCTGCCGATCCGCCGCTATTCCGGCGGCGTCGACGGCGCGATCGGGGCGGTCAATGCGCGCGACCGGCCGCTGGCGGTCTATTATTTCGGGCAGGACGAGGCCGAGCAGCGCCGCGTGCTGGATCGCACCATCTCGGGCGGGGCGACGATCAACGACGTGATCTTCCACGTGTCGATGGAGGACCTGCCCTTCGGCGGCGTCGGGCCATCGGGGATGGGGGCGTATCACGGCCAGGACGGCTTCAGGACGTTCAGCCATGCCAAGGCGGTGTACCGCCAGCCGAAGATCGACGTGGCGAAGCTCGCCGGCCTCAAGCCGCCCTATGGCAGCGCGACGCGGCGCGCGGTGGCCGGGCAGATGAAGCGCTGACGCACGAGGCGGCGCTGGTCGCGCTGCTGGCGGCGGATGCCGGGCGGGGCGCGGCGCTGACGGCGGTGCGCGCGCTGGCGCTGCCGGACGCGTGGATCGGCGCGGGCTTCGTGCGCGATGCGGTCTGGGATGCGCTGCATGGCCGCGCGGGGGCGCCCCCGGCGGGGGACGTGGATGTCGTCTGGCACGATCCCGTCCGGTGCGACGCGGCGACCGACCGGCAGCTCGAAGGCGTATTGCGCGACGGGCTGCCCGCGTACGATTGGTCGGTGAAGAACCAGGCGCGGATGCACGAGCGCAACGGCGATGCGCGTTACCGCGATGTCGCCGAGGCGATGCGGGCGTGGCCGGAGACGGCGACCGCGGTGGCGGTGCGGCTGAACGGTGACGATCGCATCGAGATCAATGCGCCGTACGGGCTGGACGACCTGTTCGCTCTGGTGCTGCGGCCGACGGCGGGGTTCGTCACCGCCAAGCGTGGGGTCTTCGATGCGCGCGTGGCCGGGAAGGCGTGGCTGACGCGTTATCCGCGGTTGCGGGTGGAATCAAAAAGCCCGGCGGAACCGTCCGCCGGGCCGTGTCGCCCCGGGGGCGTGGGCGCCTAGTGACTTGAGGCGATCTCTTCCTTGAGCCTGAGCTTCTGCTTCTTCAGTTCCGCGATCGCCACCGTATCCGGCATGGGACGCTGCGACTCGGCGACGATACGCTGGTCGAGGTTCGCATGCTTGGCCTCGAGGGCCGAGATGTGCGCGGTCTGCATGGCAGTAGCCTCCTTCGTGGTTGAACCAACAGTCCCGGATTGAACCACGAACCGCCGACAAAGTCGCGTCAATTTTCGTTGCTTTCGACCGATCGCGGCAGATGTGCGACGACGTGCGATTCGGGGATGACAGCCGCCGGGTCGCTTACGCTAAGGGGAGGCAGGCGCGCTGTTGGGGGATGCGATGGACGACAGGCTGGACGATGGTGAGGCGATCGCGCGGCTGAACCTGCTGCGGATCGAGCATCGCGACCTGGACGCCGCGATCGTCGCGCTGGCGGCAGGCGGCGGCCCCGATCAACTGCAGATGATGCGGCTGAAGAAGCGCAAGCTGCGGCTGCGCGACGAGATCGCCGCGCTGGAGGATCAGCTGATCCCCGACATCATCGCCTGATACGGCGAAAATGAGACGAACGGCGCGGCGTTTAGCATAAGCATCGCTTGGCCGCGGTGCGGCGTTCGTGGCACAGCACGGGGATGGCCGAGTTCCTGACCGACCCACTGATGCACCGCCGCCTGATCGACTCCTTCTACACGGAGGCGATGCTGCTGGCGGACGAGGCACGCAGCTATTTCGACGAGGGCGGGCGGGCCGAGCGCGAGGCGCTGTCGCCGATGGACCGCGTCGCGTTCAGCTGCGAATCGCTGAAGGTGACGACGCGGCTGATGCATGTGATCGCCTGGCTGCTGACGCAGCGCGCGGTGATCGCGGGCGAGCTGACGCCGGGGCAGGCGTTGCAGCAGCAGCGGCGGCTGGGCAGCGCACCCGTGAGCGACGCGACCGTACTGGACACAATGCCGGTCCCGGCCCGCGGCATGATCGTGGCGAGCATCGACCTGCATCGACGGGTCGCGCGGCTGGACGAGGCACAGGAGGTGGAGGCGCCGGTGGTGAGCCCGGCGCGGACGATGCTGGACCGGCTGGCGACGTCGTTCTGAGGGGACGGCCGCGCGGGTGAAGGTAGTCGCCCCTCGCCTAGCGGGGGAGCACGGGGAAGGAAGGATGGCGGAAGCCTGCGCCTCAGGCCACCAGCTTGAGGCGTTCCTTTGCCGCCCGATATTCGCGCTCCATGCGGTCGATGCGGTCCGCGACCGACTCGACCTGGTCGATGACGCCGATGCCCTGGCCCGAGCCCCAGATGTCGCGCCATGCCTTCGCCTTGGGCGCGCCGTCGTTGCCGCCGCTGCCGAAGTCCATCGTCTTGTAATCCCCCTTGGGCAGATTGTCCGGGTCCAGCCCGGCATTGACGATCGAGCCGCGCAGGTAGTTGCCGTGCACGCCGGTGAAGAGGTCGGAATAGACGATGTCGGCGGCGCGGCTGTCGACGATGCCCTGCTTGTAGCGATCGTCCGCGTTCGCTTCCTCGGTCGCGATGAAGGCCGAGCCGATATAGGCGAAGTCGGCGCCCATCGCCTGCGCGGACAGCACCGCGGCGCCGCTGGCGATCGAGCCGGACAGCGCCAGCGGGCCGTCGAACCACTGGCGGATTTCCTGGATCAGCGCGAAGGGCGAGGTGCGTCCGGCGTGCCCGCCGGCACCCGCGGCGACCGCGATGAGGCCGTCGGCGCCCTTCTCCACCGCCTTGCGGGCGAAGCGGTCGTCGATGACGTCGTGCAGCGTGATCCCGCCCCAGCCGTGCACGGCCTGGTTCAGCTCCTCGCGCGCGCCCAGCGAGGTGATGGTGATCGGGACCTGCCACTTCTCGCAGGTGGCGAGGTCCTGCTCCAGCCGGTCGTTGGACTTGTGGACGATCTGGTTCACCGCGAAGGGCGCGGCGGGGCGATCGGGGTTCTGGCGGTTGTGCGCGGCCAGTTCCTCGGTGATGCGGTGGAGCCATTCGTCGAGCAGCGTCTGCGGGCGCGCGTTGAGCGCCGGGAACGATCCCACGATCCCCGCCTTGCACTGGGCGATCACCAGTTCCGGGCCGGAGATGATGAACAGCGGCGACCCGATGACGGGCAGGCGCAGGCGGGACATGATGCTCGGGATCGACATAACGCGGGTTATGTCGGGGGGCGGGGGGGATGGCAAGTGCGGTATCCAGCTCTCCCCCCGGCCTTCGCCGGGGAACGTTGGGAAGGAGCGGGACCCCCGGGTCGAGCCCGGGGTGACGAGGTTCGCCTACTCCACCCGCTCCAGCCCCGATGCCGCTTCGCGAGCGTTGCGGACGTAGTGCGCCGCGGAGATCTTCAGCCCGGCGACCGCGGCGTCGTCCAGCTCGCGCACCGCCTTCGCCGGGCTGCCGATGATGAGGCTGCGCGGCGGGAAGGTCTTGCCCTCCGTCACCAGCGCGCCCGCGCCGATCAGGCAGTCGTCGGGGATGACCGCGTTGTTGAGCACGGTGGCGCCCATCCCGATCAGCACGCGGTTGCCGATGGTGCAGCCGTGGAGGATGGCGTGATGGCCGACCGTGCAATCCTCCCCCACCGTCAGCGGACTGCCCGGGTCGGAGTGGAGCATCGCGCCTTCCTGCACGTTGCTGCGCGCGCCGATCGGGATCGTGGTGTTGTCGCCGCGGATCACCGCCCCGAACCAGACGCCGACCTCCTCGCCGAGCACCACGTCGCCGATCACGTCGGCGCTGGGGGCGACCCAGGCGGTGGGATGGCGGGTGGGGCGCTTCCCCCTGAAGGCGTAGAGCGGCATCCTTGTCTCTCCTCGGGATCGTCCCGTTACGGGATAGGGGTTAACTGTTCGGCGGCATGGGCCAAATCGTCAATGAAACGTTACGATCCGATGATGGAACGCCGACTCGTCCTGACCCATGAAGCCGCCCGGCATCCGTTTCGCCGGACGCTGCCGCCGCCCGTGGTGGAGGCGGTGCCGGCGCGGCGCGACGATCAGGACTGGAAACTGTTCGTGCTGAGCTTCGTCGCGTTCTTCATCTGCTTCTACACGCTGATCGCCTGACGCTCAGTCGCAGGCGCGGTGGAGGCGCTGGGCGATCCAAGCGGATATGCCGCACATCGCGACGACCAGCAGCAGCAGCTGCGACGGGGTGACGCCCAGCGCGGTGATGCCCGCGACCGCGACCGAGCCGATCGTCATCGCACCGGCATTGACCACGTTGTTGGCGGCGACCGTGCGGGCGGTCTGGTCCTTCGTCACGGTGGTGGTGAGGAAGGCGTAGAGCGGGACGACGAACATGCCCCCGAAGACCGCGACGCCGAGCAGCGCCGCCAGTACCACGATCGCGTGCGGCTGCCCCAGGAACCCGGCCATGTCGTAGAGCGTGCCGGCGCGCGCCGGCTCCCACCCCTCCACCGCGAAGCGGAAGCCCAGCACCGCGACGCCCATGGCGAGGACCGAGGCGGGCGAGAAGCGCGCCGAAATCTGTCCGCGCAGCAGCAGGTTGATGACGACCGAGCCGATCGCGACCCCGATCGAGAAGACCGCCAGCACCAGGCTGGCGACGCTGGCGTCGGCGGTCAGCACGTTCTTCACCAGCGGCGGGAAGATGATGATGAGGACCGAGCCGATGGTCCAGAAGAAGCTGATCGCGCAGATGGCGAGGAACAGCCGCGGGATGTGCATCGTCCCCGACACCAGTCGCCACGAGGCGCGGATCGGGTTCCAGTCCAGCGTCAGCTTCGGCCCCAGCCGGGGCGCGGGCGGCACGCGGCGCGCGGTCAGCCAACCGGCCACCGCCACCAGGAAGGTGAGCGCGGCGACCAACGTGGTCGAGTGATAGACGAAACCGGCGACGATCGTGCCGAGCAGGATCGACAGATAGGTTCCCGCCTCCACCAGCCCGGTGCCGCCCAGCACGTCGTCCTCGTCGAGATGCTGCGGCAGGATCGCATATTTGATCGGGCCGAAGAAGGTGGAATGGATGCCGAGCCCGACGACCGCGGTCAGCATCAGCACGATCGGCAGCGTGACCGCCCCCGCGCGCGCCAGCATCAGCCCGGCGGCGCCCACGCCCATGATGCCGATCTCCGCGGTCTTCACGATGCGGATGATGCGCGACTTGTCGACGCTGTCGGCCAGCTGCCCGGCAAGCGCGGACAGCAGGAAGAACGGCAGGATGAAGAGCGCCGCGGCGAGCGCGTTGAAGAAGCTTTCCTGCGTTTCGTCGGCGAAGATCTCATAGGTGGCGAAGAGGACCATCGCCGTCTTGAAGAGATTGTCATTGAACGCGCCGAGGAACTGGGTGGTGAACAGCGGCAGGAATCGTCGCCGCTTCAGGAGCCCGAGGGCATTTATCATGACGCCGGACCGGCCCCCGTCTGTTGCTACCCGGCGGGGACATAGCGATTGCGGTCGCACGATCCAAACCCTGATTTTCACGGCCTCCGGATCGACCGCGGGGGTTGCGCGGAGCGCGCGGGCGGTCCACGTCCGGCCCATGTTGTCGCTGCCCAATTTGTTGACCCTGTCGCGGATCGTGATGGTGCCGCTGCTGGTGGCGTTCCTGTGGTGGCCCAGCTGGCAGGCGGGCTTCGGGATCGCCTTCGCGCTCTACTGCCTGATGGGGATCACCGATTATTTCGACGGCTATCTGGCGCGCGCGCAGGGGACGGTGTCGAAGCTGGGCGTGTTCCTGGACCCGATCGCGGACAAGATCATGGTCGCGGCGGTCATCCTGATGCTGGTCGGCACGCGGCACAACGACGTCGCGGCGATCACCGGCATCCACATCATCGCTGCGCTGGTGATCCTGCTGCGCGAGATCGCGGTCAGCGGGCTGCGCGAGTTCCTGGCGGGGCTGCAGGTGTCGCTGCCGGTGTCGAAGCTGGCGAAGTGGAAAACGACGTTGCAGCTGGTGTCGCTGGGCGCGCTGATCCTGTCGGGTGCGCTGCCGGACGAGGCGTGGATCAAGGTGATCGGGCTCGCCAGCCTGTGGGGCGCGGCGGCGCTGACGGTGGTGACGGGGTGGGATTATCTGCGCGTCGGCCTGAAGCATATGGATTGAGGGTGCACGGGCGCGACATCCGTTCGGCCTGAGCGTAGGCGAAGGCTATGCACGGGTGGCTGTGCTTCGACTTCGCTCAGCACGAACGGAGGGTTCGGCACGATGGGGGATAGCGTGAAAATTCTCTATTTCGCCTGGGTGCGGGAGCGGGTCGGCGTGGCGGAGGAGGATGTGTCGCCGCCAACGGGCGTCGATACGGTCGCCGCGCTGATCGAATGGCTCGCCGCGCGGAGCGACGCGCATGCGGCGGCCTTCGCCGAGCGGCACCGGCTGCGCGCGGCGGTGGATCAGGCGTTCGTGCCGCTGGGCAGCCCGATCGCGGGTGCGCGCGAGGTCGCGATCTTTCCCCCGGTGACGGGCGGATGATCCGCGTCCTGGTATCCCCCGAAGCGATCGACGCCGCCGCGGAGATGGCGGCGCTGGAAGCGGACGGCGGCGCGGTGGCGACCTTCACCGGGCTGGTGCGTGCCGACGACGGGGTCAGCGTGCTGGAGCTGGAACATTATCCGGGCGCGACCGAGGCGGCGCTGATGCGGCTGGTGGAGGAGGCGCGGGCGCGCTGGGGGCTGACGGCGGCGACGATCGTCCACCGCGTCGGCCCGATGCGGCCGGGCGAGCGGATCGTGTTCGTCGGAACCGCCTCCGCCCACCGCGCCGCGGCGCTGGAGGCGTGCGCCTATCTGATCGACCGGCTGAAGACCGATGCGCCGTTCTGGAAGCGCGAGACGGTCGGCGACGAGACACGCTGGGTCGAGGCGCGCGCGCATGACGAGGCCGCGGCGCAGCGCTGGCGCGACGGATGACCGGCTATCCGCGCGGCAAGCAAATCTTTCATACTCCCCTCCATCGGTAGGATATGATCGCGCCCACGGAGGTGAGCGATGATCCCCAGGCTGGTTGATGCGCAGGACGATGCCGTGGTCTCGCCGATCGGCGAGGCGGTCGCGGCGCTGCGGCGGGCGCGGCAGGACTGGCGCGCGCGGCACGACGTGGGGCGGCGTCCGGCGAGCTTCCCCGCGCGCGGCGCGATCGAGGGGGCGGTGGAGCTGCTGTCCGCGGCGCTGTATCCGCGCCGGCTGGGGCAGTTCCGCGGTACGGAGGGCGAGGAAGACCGCTTCGTCGCGGCCAAGCTGCTGACCGCGGCGACGATGCTGGAGCGCGAGATCGCGGCGGAGCTCGGCTATTGGGAGGCCGAGGCGCGCAGCGGTGCGTTCGAGCGCGATCAGGCGGCGACGATCGTGCGGCTGTTCGTCGCCGAGCTGGGCGACATCCGCCAGCTGATCGACAGCGACGTCGAGGCGGCGTTCCTGGGCGATCCCGCCGCGCGCAGCGTCGACGAGATCCTGGTGTGCTACCCCGGGGCGATCGCCAGCCTTCATCACCGTATCGCGCACCGGCTGTACGCGCTGGGAGCGCCGATCGCCGCGCGGATGGTGTCCGAGCTGGCGAACGAGCGCACCGGGATCGACATCCATCCGGGGGCGACGATCGGCGCGTCCTTCTTCATCGACCATGGCACCGGCGTCGTCGTCGGCGAGACCGCGATCATCGGCGCGCGGGTGCGGCTGTACCAGCATGTCACGCTGGGCGCGCGCACGCCGCTGGCGGATGCCGCGCCGGGGCCGCGCGACCGCTTCGCGCGGCATCCGATCGTCGAGGACGACGTCGTCATCTATGCCGGATCGACGATCCTGGGGCGCGTCACGATCGGCGCGGGCGCGGTGATCGGCGGCAACGTCTGGTTGCTGGAGGATGTCGCGCCGGGCGCGACGGTGGTCCAGCCTGCGGCGCGCATCCTGCCGCGCGGCGAGGGCGATGCGGTACGCGAGGTGCTGCTGGATGGCTGACACCGCACGCAGGCCGGTGATCGGGGTGCTGTGCTGCAACGAGGTGGCGCAGCGCCCGATCCAGTCGGTGGCGACCCGCTTCGTCGCGCCGCTGGCGCGCTGGTCGGGGGCGACGGTGCTGCTGGTGCCGGCGGTGATCGAAACCAGCGACGCGGCGGCGCTGACCGCGGTGCTGGACGGGGTGCTGCTGACGGGATCGCGCTCCAACGTGGCGCCGGCGCGCTATGGCAGCGATGCGGCGGAGGCGGCGCTCGACCCGGCGCGCGACGAAGTGGCGCTGGCGCTGGCGGGCGCGATGATCGAGGCGGGCAAGCCGGTGTTCGGCATCTGCCGCGGGTTGCAGGAGATCAACGTGCTGTTCGGCGGGACGCTGTCGCGGTGCTGCCCCGGCCATCTGAACGGCGGGTGGCAGCATCAGGAATATGAGGCGCTGTTCGACCATCGCCACGAGGTGCGGCTGTCGGATGGCGGCGTGCTGGCGCGGGCGACCGGCGCACGGCGGCTGACGGTCAATTCGGTCCACGAGCAGGCGGTCGACCGGCTGGGGGCGGGGCTGTCGATCGAGGCGCGGGCGGCGGACGACGGTGTGATCGAGGCGGTGTCGGCGCGACCCTGCGGTGCGGATGTGCTGGGGGTGCAATGGCATCCGGAGTGGGACGTGGGCGGGAGCGTGGCGAGCCAGCGGTTCTTCGGGCTGGTGGGGGCGGCGTTGCGAGGGGAACAGGTCGCGCCATTGCGGGTGTCGTGAAGGAATACAGAACGTCGTGCGTGTGGCCGCGGATTGCTTCGCGGCACTCGCAACGACGGACGGTCAGGGTCGTTGTGCGGCGCGGGCGGACCGATAGCCTTCGCGGGCGGTCAGGCGTTGCCAGTAAGCCGTAATGGCGGGCGGGAAGTCCGTATCCAGCTTCAGCGTGCGGGCCAGCAATAGCGCATAACCGACGGAAATGTCGGCCATCGTGAAGCGATCCTCACACAGATACTCACGTCCGTCCGACAACGCCGCATCGACCGAGCGGAGGCGGGAGAGGAACCAGCGGGCATAGTCGTCGGCGACCTGGGGCAGGCGGCGTTC
The sequence above is drawn from the Sphingomonas adhaesiva genome and encodes:
- the pgsA gene encoding CDP-diacylglycerol--glycerol-3-phosphate 3-phosphatidyltransferase, which gives rise to MLSLPNLLTLSRIVMVPLLVAFLWWPSWQAGFGIAFALYCLMGITDYFDGYLARAQGTVSKLGVFLDPIADKIMVAAVILMLVGTRHNDVAAITGIHIIAALVILLREIAVSGLREFLAGLQVSLPVSKLAKWKTTLQLVSLGALILSGALPDEAWIKVIGLASLWGAAALTVVTGWDYLRVGLKHMD
- a CDS encoding DUF1465 family protein; this encodes MAEFLTDPLMHRRLIDSFYTEAMLLADEARSYFDEGGRAEREALSPMDRVAFSCESLKVTTRLMHVIAWLLTQRAVIAGELTPGQALQQQRRLGSAPVSDATVLDTMPVPARGMIVASIDLHRRVARLDEAQEVEAPVVSPARTMLDRLATSF
- a CDS encoding YdcH family protein; protein product: MDDRLDDGEAIARLNLLRIEHRDLDAAIVALAAGGGPDQLQMMRLKKRKLRLRDEIAALEDQLIPDIIA
- a CDS encoding YdcH family protein is translated as MQTAHISALEAKHANLDQRIVAESQRPMPDTVAIAELKKQKLRLKEEIASSH
- a CDS encoding nucleotidyltransferase family protein codes for the protein MRALALPDAWIGAGFVRDAVWDALHGRAGAPPAGDVDVVWHDPVRCDAATDRQLEGVLRDGLPAYDWSVKNQARMHERNGDARYRDVAEAMRAWPETATAVAVRLNGDDRIEINAPYGLDDLFALVLRPTAGFVTAKRGVFDARVAGKAWLTRYPRLRVESKSPAEPSAGPCRPGGVGA
- a CDS encoding gamma-glutamyl-gamma-aminobutyrate hydrolase family protein gives rise to the protein MADTARRPVIGVLCCNEVAQRPIQSVATRFVAPLARWSGATVLLVPAVIETSDAAALTAVLDGVLLTGSRSNVAPARYGSDAAEAALDPARDEVALALAGAMIEAGKPVFGICRGLQEINVLFGGTLSRCCPGHLNGGWQHQEYEALFDHRHEVRLSDGGVLARATGARRLTVNSVHEQAVDRLGAGLSIEARAADDGVIEAVSARPCGADVLGVQWHPEWDVGGSVASQRFFGLVGAALRGEQVAPLRVS
- a CDS encoding coniferyl aldehyde dehydrogenase, which codes for MKQILEAQRRAFMAALPEPLSVRKDRLRRAAAMIADHADRFCDALSEDFGHRSRDQSMLTDIGGSIAPITHAMKHVDRWARTEKRKVQFPLGLLGAKAAVEYQPKGVVGVIAPWNFPVNLVMSPLAGIFAAGNRAMVKTSEFTPATSAVFEEVAARYFPPEELAFVTGGPEVGKAFAELPFDHLIFTGATGIAKHILHAAADHLVPVTLELGGKSPVIVGKGADIARTTERVALGKMLNAGQICLAPDYMLVPAEQEGAVVEGLKTAATAMYPTVLSNPDYTSIINDRHHQRLTDWIEDARAKGATIETVNPAGEDFAASNSRKMPLHIVRDVTDDMTLMQEEIFGPVLPIRRYSGGVDGAIGAVNARDRPLAVYYFGQDEAEQRRVLDRTISGGATINDVIFHVSMEDLPFGGVGPSGMGAYHGQDGFRTFSHAKAVYRQPKIDVAKLAGLKPPYGSATRRAVAGQMKR
- a CDS encoding prepilin peptidase → MLLGVLGAIAGSFLATIAVRWPQERSVLRGRSACDGCARTLRARDLVPLLSWAVARGRCRACGTRIDARHPGIEAGCAAIGVASALAAPGPAGMAGAVFGWLLLTLAVMDARDFWLPDALTLALGLGGVASSLIAPPEPTDRLIGGVAGFALLWLVAAGYRAWRGAEGMGGGDPKLFGGIGLWLGWRMLPPVLLVAGLVGLGWTLWRRWRGEAVARDDMMPLGTLMAIAAYPAWLVMVRHGP
- a CDS encoding NAD(P)H-dependent flavin oxidoreductase yields the protein MSIPSIMSRLRLPVIGSPLFIISGPELVIAQCKAGIVGSFPALNARPQTLLDEWLHRITEELAAHNRQNPDRPAAPFAVNQIVHKSNDRLEQDLATCEKWQVPITITSLGAREELNQAVHGWGGITLHDVIDDRFARKAVEKGADGLIAVAAGAGGHAGRTSPFALIQEIRQWFDGPLALSGSIASGAAVLSAQAMGADFAYIGSAFIATEEANADDRYKQGIVDSRAADIVYSDLFTGVHGNYLRGSIVNAGLDPDNLPKGDYKTMDFGSGGNDGAPKAKAWRDIWGSGQGIGVIDQVESVADRIDRMEREYRAAKERLKLVA
- the epsC gene encoding serine O-acetyltransferase EpsC — encoded protein: MIPRLVDAQDDAVVSPIGEAVAALRRARQDWRARHDVGRRPASFPARGAIEGAVELLSAALYPRRLGQFRGTEGEEDRFVAAKLLTAATMLEREIAAELGYWEAEARSGAFERDQAATIVRLFVAELGDIRQLIDSDVEAAFLGDPAARSVDEILVCYPGAIASLHHRIAHRLYALGAPIAARMVSELANERTGIDIHPGATIGASFFIDHGTGVVVGETAIIGARVRLYQHVTLGARTPLADAAPGPRDRFARHPIVEDDVVIYAGSTILGRVTIGAGAVIGGNVWLLEDVAPGATVVQPAARILPRGEGDAVREVLLDG
- the moaD gene encoding molybdopterin converting factor subunit 1, which codes for MGDSVKILYFAWVRERVGVAEEDVSPPTGVDTVAALIEWLAARSDAHAAAFAERHRLRAAVDQAFVPLGSPIAGAREVAIFPPVTGG
- a CDS encoding gamma carbonic anhydrase family protein is translated as MPLYAFRGKRPTRHPTAWVAPSADVIGDVVLGEEVGVWFGAVIRGDNTTIPIGARSNVQEGAMLHSDPGSPLTVGEDCTVGHHAILHGCTIGNRVLIGMGATVLNNAVIPDDCLIGAGALVTEGKTFPPRSLIIGSPAKAVRELDDAAVAGLKISAAHYVRNAREAASGLERVE
- a CDS encoding MFS transporter encodes the protein MINALGLLKRRRFLPLFTTQFLGAFNDNLFKTAMVLFATYEIFADETQESFFNALAAALFILPFFLLSALAGQLADSVDKSRIIRIVKTAEIGIMGVGAAGLMLARAGAVTLPIVLMLTAVVGLGIHSTFFGPIKYAILPQHLDEDDVLGGTGLVEAGTYLSILLGTIVAGFVYHSTTLVAALTFLVAVAGWLTARRVPPAPRLGPKLTLDWNPIRASWRLVSGTMHIPRLFLAICAISFFWTIGSVLIIIFPPLVKNVLTADASVASLVLAVFSIGVAIGSVVINLLLRGQISARFSPASVLAMGVAVLGFRFAVEGWEPARAGTLYDMAGFLGQPHAIVVLAALLGVAVFGGMFVVPLYAFLTTTVTKDQTARTVAANNVVNAGAMTIGSVAVAGITALGVTPSQLLLLVVAMCGISAWIAQRLHRACD
- a CDS encoding molybdenum cofactor biosynthesis protein MoaE, which translates into the protein MIRVLVSPEAIDAAAEMAALEADGGAVATFTGLVRADDGVSVLELEHYPGATEAALMRLVEEARARWGLTAATIVHRVGPMRPGERIVFVGTASAHRAAALEACAYLIDRLKTDAPFWKRETVGDETRWVEARAHDEAAAQRWRDG